One segment of Haloplanus natans DSM 17983 DNA contains the following:
- a CDS encoding site-2 protease family protein — MNTLLWVLVGVLVYSLVAKALQIRGYLPSAVRLQGPIATIHTRRGRALLTRLAQPRRFWRAYSNVGVGVALVIMAGMFLLLLFQALTILRNPPPPSAVNQPQNFLVVPGVNDFLPLAVAPEIVFGLLVGLVVHEGGHGLLCRVEDIDIESMGVVFLAFIPIGAFVEPDEESQGAANRGARTRMFAAGVTNNFVLTAVAFALLFGPVIGAVGVAPGVAVDGAYEGSPASAAGIGHGDRVTAVAGTEVTTERDLDDALLAADNRTVAVEIDGERTIRVERSLTVVGSVGGNPANLSVGDEPIRVTAVNGTPVTTRGEFRAAVANDTFAEIETTAGTRTIPVGAYITGVAPDGPLANASAPTNATLIITSIGGERVTSSDDLSRVLDGYEEGDRVPVRAYVDGEFRTYDVRLGENPRDGNGFIGVDIFPGTSGLLITDFGVRTYPAGTYLELLGGSGGAGGSAVAGLTDSPFALVYVALVLPLASVVLGIPNFPGFTPSVTNFFVVEGPLAPLGDGVFVLANTLFWAAWVNLQLGLFNCIPGYPLDGGRILRMGAESVVSRLPVSDPARLVRTITTSIGLTMLASLVLMIFGPQLL, encoded by the coding sequence ATGAACACGCTGCTGTGGGTGCTCGTCGGCGTCCTCGTCTACTCCCTCGTGGCGAAGGCCCTCCAGATCCGCGGCTACCTCCCGAGTGCCGTGCGATTACAGGGTCCAATCGCGACGATTCACACCCGCCGTGGACGCGCCCTCCTCACCCGTCTCGCGCAGCCGAGGCGCTTCTGGCGCGCGTACAGCAACGTCGGCGTCGGCGTCGCGCTGGTCATCATGGCCGGTATGTTCCTCCTCCTGCTCTTTCAGGCGCTGACGATCCTCCGAAACCCGCCGCCGCCGTCGGCGGTCAACCAGCCCCAGAACTTCCTCGTCGTCCCCGGCGTCAACGACTTCCTCCCGCTCGCCGTCGCGCCCGAAATCGTCTTCGGCCTGCTGGTCGGCCTCGTCGTCCACGAAGGGGGACACGGCCTCCTCTGTCGCGTCGAGGACATCGACATCGAGTCGATGGGCGTGGTCTTTCTGGCCTTTATCCCCATCGGCGCCTTCGTCGAACCCGACGAGGAGAGCCAGGGGGCGGCCAACCGCGGCGCCCGCACCCGGATGTTCGCGGCGGGCGTGACCAACAACTTCGTGCTCACCGCCGTTGCCTTCGCGCTCCTTTTCGGTCCCGTCATCGGCGCGGTGGGCGTCGCTCCCGGCGTCGCCGTCGACGGCGCGTACGAGGGGTCGCCGGCATCGGCCGCCGGCATCGGCCACGGTGACCGGGTGACGGCCGTCGCCGGCACCGAGGTGACGACCGAGCGCGACCTGGACGACGCCCTCCTCGCCGCGGATAACCGGACCGTCGCCGTCGAAATCGATGGCGAGCGGACGATTCGGGTCGAGCGCTCGCTGACCGTCGTCGGGAGCGTCGGCGGCAACCCCGCGAACCTCTCGGTCGGGGACGAACCGATCCGCGTGACGGCGGTCAACGGCACGCCGGTCACCACCCGCGGCGAGTTCCGGGCCGCGGTGGCGAACGACACGTTCGCCGAGATCGAGACGACCGCCGGCACGCGCACCATCCCCGTCGGGGCGTACATCACCGGGGTCGCCCCCGACGGGCCGCTCGCCAACGCCAGCGCCCCGACGAACGCCACGCTGATCATCACGAGCATCGGCGGCGAACGGGTCACCTCCTCGGACGACCTGTCGCGGGTGCTGGACGGCTACGAGGAGGGCGACCGCGTCCCCGTCCGCGCCTACGTCGACGGCGAGTTCCGAACCTACGACGTGCGCCTCGGCGAGAACCCGCGAGACGGCAACGGCTTCATTGGCGTCGACATCTTCCCCGGCACGAGCGGGCTCCTCATCACCGACTTCGGCGTCCGCACCTACCCCGCGGGCACCTACCTCGAACTGCTCGGCGGGTCGGGTGGCGCCGGCGGCTCGGCCGTCGCCGGCCTGACAGACTCGCCCTTTGCCCTCGTCTACGTCGCCCTCGTCCTTCCGCTCGCCTCCGTCGTGCTTGGCATCCCCAACTTCCCCGGTTTCACGCCCTCGGTGACGAACTTCTTCGTCGTCGAGGGGCCGCTTGCCCCCCTCGGTGACGGGGTGTTCGTCCTCGCCAACACCCTCTTCTGGGCGGCGTGGGTGAACCTCCAGCTCGGCCTGTTCAACTGCATTCCCGGCTACCCGCTCGACGGTGGGCGCATCCTGCGCATGGGCGCCGAGTCGGTGGTGTCGCGGCTACCCGTCTCCGACCCCGCGAGGCTCGTACGCACCATCACCACTAGCATCGGGCTGACGATGCTCGCCTCGCTCGTGTTGATGATCTTCGGGCCGCAGTTGCTCTAA
- a CDS encoding heme-binding protein, which translates to MREPPQTDEGWYALHDFRRIDWAAWRDAPERERESAIEEGVAYLDAHEAVEDAEDGVSAVFAMVGHKADLMIVHLRPTLDALSTAERRFDRTALGAFTEQSTSYVSVTEVSGYVSDAYFTDDEEETDEGLKRYIEGKLEPDIPEGQYACFYPMSRKRGEQDNWYDLPFERRREMMEEHGEHGREFGGRVKQIVCSSVGLDDWEWGVTLFSEDPTNLKDIVYELRYDEASARYSEFGPFYVGRRFPPSDLPAFLAGESVPTGDDAHAHDEADADHHGDDEHDEADADDIRGELEDLDIYAGKPHGEDVYATVLYSEADADGLFDEVDGLRSNFDHYDTHVKTAVYDALERDRRAVVSIWDTASAADTAAGFLSELPGIVSRAGEESGFGTMGMFYTVKPDHREEFVEKFETVGGVLADMAGHGETDLMINLEDENDMFIASQWRSKEDAMNFFRSDAFTDTVSWGRDVLADRPRHVFLA; encoded by the coding sequence ATGCGCGAACCACCCCAGACGGACGAAGGCTGGTACGCACTGCACGACTTCCGTCGGATCGACTGGGCGGCGTGGCGTGACGCCCCCGAGCGGGAGCGAGAGTCGGCCATCGAGGAGGGCGTCGCGTATCTCGACGCTCACGAGGCCGTCGAGGACGCCGAGGACGGCGTCTCGGCCGTCTTCGCGATGGTCGGGCACAAGGCGGACCTGATGATCGTCCACCTGCGTCCGACCCTCGACGCGCTGTCGACGGCCGAACGGCGGTTCGACCGCACGGCCCTCGGCGCGTTCACCGAGCAGTCCACCTCTTACGTCTCCGTCACCGAAGTGAGCGGCTACGTCTCGGACGCCTACTTCACCGACGACGAGGAGGAGACCGACGAGGGTCTCAAACGCTACATCGAGGGGAAACTCGAACCCGACATTCCCGAGGGCCAGTACGCCTGTTTCTACCCCATGAGCCGGAAACGGGGCGAGCAGGACAACTGGTACGACCTGCCCTTCGAGCGCCGGCGGGAGATGATGGAAGAGCACGGCGAACACGGCCGCGAGTTCGGTGGGCGGGTGAAACAGATCGTCTGCTCGTCGGTCGGCCTCGACGACTGGGAGTGGGGTGTGACGCTCTTCTCCGAGGACCCGACGAATCTGAAGGATATCGTCTACGAACTCCGGTACGACGAGGCGAGTGCCCGCTACAGCGAGTTCGGGCCGTTCTACGTCGGGCGCCGGTTCCCACCGAGTGATCTGCCCGCGTTTCTGGCGGGCGAGTCGGTGCCGACCGGCGACGACGCGCACGCCCACGACGAGGCCGACGCGGACCACCACGGTGACGACGAACACGACGAGGCCGACGCGGACGACATCCGCGGCGAACTCGAAGACCTGGACATCTACGCCGGCAAGCCCCACGGCGAGGACGTGTACGCGACGGTGCTCTACTCGGAAGCCGACGCCGACGGCCTCTTCGACGAGGTGGACGGCCTACGATCCAACTTCGACCACTACGACACACACGTCAAGACGGCGGTGTACGACGCCCTCGAACGGGACCGGCGGGCGGTCGTGAGCATCTGGGACACCGCGAGCGCCGCCGACACCGCCGCGGGCTTTCTCTCGGAACTCCCCGGCATCGTCAGCCGGGCGGGCGAGGAGTCCGGCTTCGGCACGATGGGTATGTTCTATACGGTCAAGCCGGACCACCGCGAGGAGTTCGTCGAGAAGTTCGAGACGGTCGGCGGCGTACTCGCGGACATGGCGGGCCACGGCGAGACGGACCTGATGATCAACCTCGAAGACGAGAACGACATGTTCATCGCCAGCCAGTGGCGCTCGAAGGAAGACGCCATGAACTTCTTCCGTTCCGACGCGTTCACCGACACCGTCTCTTGGGGGCGCGACGTGCTCGCAGACCGGCCGCGCCACGTCTTCCTCGCCTGA
- a CDS encoding acyltransferase: MTKRHVSLPADAEDGVGEFIDYVDERLSSDEDTCRVVRDVLVDLFGDREAYERWQDGGDVSPAERVRLQGYDPCNATLESEYYAEKDEEQFRESKYLQWLWRQFDATPMADNVEFALRFRRMLANHLFADCGDDCRFFKGITFTYGHNIAVGDNVVVHDDVHLDDRGRLTVGDRVSISDGVHVYSHDHDIVDQTEVRNYHTIIEDDARVTYDSMVSAGTRVGPNAVVGARAVVQGDVPAHHIAVGMPAKSVRVKPGWDEVAEPLDAGGENRTEERRIDYDLPDDLDVFDEFGRNLSPPK, translated from the coding sequence ATGACGAAGCGACACGTCTCTCTCCCCGCCGATGCCGAGGACGGCGTCGGGGAGTTTATCGACTACGTCGACGAGCGACTCTCCTCCGACGAGGATACGTGCAGGGTAGTACGGGACGTACTGGTCGACCTGTTCGGGGACCGCGAGGCGTACGAACGGTGGCAGGACGGCGGCGACGTGTCCCCCGCCGAGCGCGTCCGCCTGCAGGGATACGACCCGTGTAACGCCACGCTCGAGAGCGAGTACTACGCGGAGAAAGACGAAGAGCAGTTCAGGGAGTCGAAGTACCTCCAGTGGCTCTGGCGCCAGTTCGACGCCACGCCGATGGCCGACAACGTCGAGTTCGCGCTCCGGTTCCGGCGGATGCTCGCCAACCACCTCTTCGCCGACTGCGGCGACGACTGTCGCTTCTTCAAGGGTATCACGTTCACCTACGGCCACAACATCGCCGTCGGCGACAATGTCGTCGTCCACGACGACGTCCACCTCGACGACCGGGGGCGACTGACGGTCGGCGACCGGGTCTCTATCTCCGACGGCGTCCACGTCTACAGCCACGACCACGACATCGTCGACCAGACCGAGGTGCGTAACTACCACACGATCATCGAGGACGACGCCCGCGTCACCTACGACTCGATGGTCAGCGCCGGCACGCGCGTCGGCCCGAACGCCGTCGTCGGCGCCCGGGCGGTCGTGCAAGGCGACGTACCGGCCCATCACATCGCAGTCGGGATGCCCGCCAAGAGCGTCCGCGTCAAACCCGGCTGGGACGAGGTGGCCGAACCGCTCGACGCCGGCGGCGAGAACCGCACGGAGGAGCGCCGCATCGACTACGACCTGCCCGACGACCTCGATGTCTTCGACGAGTTCGGCCGGAATCTCTCCCCCCCGAAGTAG
- a CDS encoding PQQ-dependent sugar dehydrogenase has product MDRRRYLATLGATAVLGGCAERSETGSGSAGSDDTATTDGVATETLATGLEIPWGVGYRDGTLYLTERPGRIVRLIDGSVEPVVESVDGVRHVGEGGLLGLAFHPSEPYAYTHQTYEADGGLANRLVRHDLTDGWAAEPLLTGIPGAHIHDGGRLLVHDDALYMTCGDASAAPSAQDSDVLAGSVLRVTLDGEPHPDNPFDSPVFSYGHRNPQGLAVRDGRLYSTEHGPSVADEINVLRAGENYGWPEARGPSDDDRFTDPLAHYSPTIAPASATFYDGPIEAWRGDFFFGTLKAEHVRRVRFGGSESRRDSNGSDDEPRGRDAVVEQERLFEGAYGRIRTVFTGPDGHLHAVTSNRDGRGSPVGADDRLLRFTPA; this is encoded by the coding sequence ATGGACCGACGACGCTACCTCGCGACCCTCGGGGCTACCGCGGTGCTCGGGGGCTGTGCCGAGCGGTCGGAGACGGGCAGTGGCTCGGCCGGGAGCGACGACACTGCCACCACCGACGGCGTCGCTACCGAAACTCTCGCTACCGGCCTGGAGATTCCGTGGGGCGTCGGCTACCGCGACGGCACCCTCTACCTCACCGAGCGGCCGGGGCGGATCGTCCGGCTGATCGACGGCTCGGTCGAACCCGTCGTCGAGTCCGTCGACGGCGTGCGCCACGTCGGCGAAGGGGGCCTGCTAGGGCTTGCTTTCCACCCCTCGGAGCCCTACGCCTACACCCACCAGACCTACGAGGCGGACGGCGGACTGGCCAACCGCCTCGTCCGTCACGATCTGACCGACGGCTGGGCGGCCGAACCGCTTCTCACGGGGATTCCGGGGGCACACATCCACGACGGCGGGCGCCTCCTCGTCCACGACGACGCCCTCTATATGACGTGTGGCGACGCGTCGGCCGCCCCGAGCGCCCAGGACTCCGACGTTCTCGCGGGCTCGGTGCTCCGCGTGACCCTCGACGGTGAGCCCCACCCCGACAACCCCTTCGACTCCCCCGTGTTCAGCTACGGCCACCGCAACCCCCAAGGGCTCGCCGTCCGCGACGGCCGACTCTACAGCACGGAACACGGCCCCTCCGTCGCGGACGAAATCAACGTCCTCCGGGCCGGCGAGAACTACGGCTGGCCCGAAGCCAGGGGGCCGAGCGACGACGACCGGTTCACCGACCCGCTCGCCCACTACTCCCCCACCATCGCGCCCGCGAGTGCGACGTTCTACGACGGCCCCATCGAGGCGTGGCGGGGGGATTTCTTCTTCGGGACGCTCAAGGCCGAACACGTCCGCCGGGTTCGGTTCGGGGGGAGCGAGTCGAGACGCGACTCGAACGGATCGGACGACGAGCCGCGAGGCCGCGACGCGGTGGTCGAACAGGAACGGCTCTTCGAGGGGGCGTACGGCCGGATTCGGACGGTGTTCACCGGCCCCGACGGCCACCTCCACGCCGTGACGAGCAACCGCGACGGTCGGGGGTCGCCCGTCGGAGCGGACGACCGCCTGCTCCGATTCACCCCAGCGTGA
- a CDS encoding Nmad3 family putative nucleotide modification protein has product MPRAIAINVGANTTLPGFRGPVTPDGRFAYVPIPEREPTGEAVPTYGDLSFRLPVDTSDVADRRVHLDPEFAGVHGSTTHTYGDEHGVKAGPLSTLDPGDSLLFYATLSLRGDPAGAPAFPPEWGAYLIGEFRVERAVTGETYRELDDAARAPFTSNAHLKRAAFDAKVLVAGGEGSRLLDRAVPLSAPDAGATAGRLVTELSSDSGKGPWWRRVLRYDEGATAELRRVVDDAQP; this is encoded by the coding sequence ATGCCCCGAGCCATCGCCATCAACGTCGGCGCCAACACCACGCTCCCGGGGTTCCGTGGCCCCGTCACCCCGGACGGCCGGTTCGCGTACGTCCCGATTCCCGAACGCGAGCCGACGGGCGAGGCGGTGCCGACGTACGGTGATCTCTCCTTTCGGCTCCCCGTCGACACGAGCGACGTGGCCGACCGGCGGGTCCACCTCGACCCCGAGTTCGCGGGCGTCCACGGCTCGACGACCCACACCTACGGCGACGAACACGGCGTGAAGGCGGGGCCGCTCTCGACGCTCGATCCCGGCGACTCCCTCCTCTTTTACGCGACGCTGTCGCTCCGCGGCGACCCCGCCGGGGCGCCCGCGTTCCCGCCCGAGTGGGGCGCCTACCTGATCGGCGAGTTTCGGGTCGAACGCGCGGTGACGGGCGAGACGTACCGTGAACTCGACGACGCGGCACGGGCGCCGTTCACGAGCAACGCCCACCTCAAACGCGCGGCGTTCGACGCGAAGGTGCTGGTCGCCGGCGGCGAGGGCTCCCGCCTGCTGGATCGGGCGGTGCCGTTGAGTGCGCCCGATGCGGGCGCGACGGCCGGTCGCCTCGTCACCGAACTGTCGAGCGACTCGGGGAAGGGGCCGTGGTGGCGGCGGGTGCTTCGGTACGACGAGGGGGCGACGGCCGAACTCCGACGCGTCGTCGACGACGCCCAGCCTTAG
- a CDS encoding peptidase produces the protein MVPLQSAPPSLGPPLAFLVVLVVGGVGLGALGSAVARRLSNPVGKYRLLYLGVLVPFALLSYGVLALLEFGSAVAATVGTAGPLGSLVADATGLLGAGVVWLAAYAATIRGVRAVRDIDLSTTTAVARMARYVVGVSVAVAVVMLPLRVGSGVSPLGLTIVVAVLLLVGVGASPWIVAALRSTTSPDESVRDRLATLRNRAGLDVRDTLVLDTDDEETAAAYVRGPPGYRRLFVTTTFLDRFDDETAAALLAVQAGRVRTRLLVRRAGSATLAAIPLVAAVAGWGPRWPLLGSAVGVVLVGFWLARRGVRAADDVAAGTVGNDAVADAFERYAEVHALEPTRRRVPNPLSVNVALGDRIDRLRGR, from the coding sequence ATGGTCCCCCTCCAGTCCGCTCCGCCCTCACTCGGCCCGCCGCTGGCGTTTCTCGTCGTCCTCGTCGTCGGCGGCGTCGGTCTCGGTGCGCTCGGAAGCGCCGTCGCGCGCCGCCTATCGAACCCCGTCGGCAAGTATCGACTCCTGTATCTCGGCGTTCTCGTGCCGTTCGCGCTGCTGTCGTACGGCGTCCTCGCCCTCCTCGAGTTCGGGAGCGCCGTTGCGGCGACGGTCGGCACGGCCGGCCCACTCGGCTCGCTGGTCGCGGACGCGACGGGGCTGCTCGGCGCCGGCGTCGTGTGGCTGGCGGCATACGCGGCCACGATCCGCGGCGTGCGGGCCGTCCGCGACATCGATCTCTCGACGACCACGGCGGTCGCCCGGATGGCGCGATACGTCGTCGGGGTGAGCGTCGCCGTCGCCGTGGTCATGCTCCCGCTTCGAGTCGGGTCGGGCGTGTCGCCGCTCGGACTGACTATCGTCGTCGCCGTCCTGCTTCTCGTCGGGGTCGGCGCTTCGCCGTGGATCGTCGCCGCGCTTCGCTCGACCACCTCGCCGGACGAGTCGGTTCGGGACCGACTGGCGACGCTCCGGAACCGGGCGGGACTCGACGTCCGGGACACGCTCGTCCTCGACACCGACGACGAGGAGACGGCGGCCGCCTACGTCCGCGGCCCGCCGGGCTACCGCCGGCTGTTCGTCACGACCACGTTCCTCGACCGGTTCGACGACGAGACGGCGGCGGCCCTGCTCGCGGTGCAGGCCGGCCGCGTCCGAACGCGCCTCCTCGTCCGGCGGGCCGGCAGCGCCACCCTCGCGGCGATACCGCTCGTCGCGGCGGTGGCCGGATGGGGGCCACGGTGGCCGCTACTCGGGAGCGCCGTCGGCGTCGTCCTCGTCGGATTCTGGCTCGCCCGACGCGGCGTCCGGGCGGCCGACGACGTGGCGGCAGGAACCGTCGGGAACGACGCCGTCGCCGACGCGTTCGAGCGCTACGCCGAGGTGCACGCGCTGGAACCGACGCGGCGGCGCGTGCCGAATCCGCTGTCGGTGAACGTCGCCCTCGGAGACCGGATCGACCGCTTGCGCGGGCGCTAA
- a CDS encoding NAD+ synthase, with product MSDESVILEESAPLDLRLSEAELAATRDHITAFVADVVDRAGADGAVLGLSGGIDSTLTAFLAVEALGADRLHGLVMPSEVNAADNMSDAERVARDLGIEYDVIDIEPIFDAFVDAFPEQGTGERIDTDPLRTAAGNVRVRVRAVLNYFVANAENRVVLGTGNRSEALTGYFTKYGDQAVDCNPIGNLYKQQVRQMAAHVGVDDDLVTKTPSAEMWTGQTDEAEMGLGYDTLDAILALHIDGPLSKSGTVRHLDVTPDQVDRVVDLYERSAHKREMPPAPDPIHL from the coding sequence ATGAGCGACGAATCCGTCATTCTGGAGGAGTCGGCCCCGCTCGACCTCCGCCTCTCGGAGGCGGAACTGGCGGCGACGCGCGACCATATCACCGCGTTCGTCGCGGATGTCGTCGACCGTGCCGGCGCCGACGGGGCCGTCCTCGGCCTCTCCGGCGGTATCGACAGCACGCTGACGGCGTTTCTCGCGGTCGAGGCCCTCGGTGCCGACCGCCTCCACGGTCTCGTGATGCCCAGCGAGGTGAACGCCGCGGACAACATGAGCGACGCCGAACGCGTCGCCCGCGATCTCGGCATCGAGTACGATGTCATCGACATCGAGCCCATCTTCGACGCCTTCGTCGACGCCTTCCCGGAGCAGGGGACAGGGGAGCGAATCGACACCGACCCGCTCCGGACGGCCGCGGGGAACGTCCGCGTTCGGGTTCGGGCTGTCCTCAACTACTTCGTCGCCAACGCGGAAAACCGGGTCGTCCTCGGGACGGGCAACCGGAGCGAGGCGCTCACGGGCTACTTCACGAAATACGGCGATCAGGCGGTCGACTGCAACCCCATCGGCAATCTCTACAAACAGCAGGTACGGCAGATGGCTGCCCACGTCGGCGTCGACGACGATCTGGTGACGAAGACGCCGTCGGCCGAGATGTGGACCGGCCAGACCGACGAGGCGGAGATGGGGCTCGGCTACGACACGCTCGATGCCATCCTCGCGTTACACATCGACGGCCCGCTCTCGAAGTCCGGGACGGTTCGGCATCTCGACGTGACCCCCGATCAGGTCGACCGCGTCGTCGATCTGTACGAACGGAGCGCGCACAAACGCGAGATGCCACCCGCGCCCGATCCGATTCACCTGTAA
- a CDS encoding DUF7114 family protein, with protein sequence MDNAVRARRAARDALADIEPERLREVLRDRLADASMAPSVLTLLSARALDPAVDTAPLAERAAGVQLIYEGLRLTRTLAHDEPWADGESEAARQADLDILAADVFVSRGFYLLARTETADRAVEVVRAFGRDQTRRHGTGADADHAALDRNLEADVFALAVAAGTTGVGVTPGSDLLEYAAGLAREFDGDLPPPDAALPDATADRILTLADGDAAPSAADP encoded by the coding sequence ATGGACAACGCCGTACGGGCCCGGCGTGCCGCCCGCGACGCGCTCGCCGACATCGAACCCGAACGGCTCCGCGAAGTGCTTCGCGACCGTCTCGCGGACGCCTCGATGGCGCCCAGCGTCCTGACGTTGCTGAGCGCCCGCGCGCTCGACCCGGCGGTCGATACCGCTCCCCTCGCCGAACGCGCCGCTGGCGTCCAACTCATCTACGAGGGGCTTCGACTCACCCGGACGCTCGCCCACGATGAACCCTGGGCCGACGGTGAGAGCGAGGCCGCTCGGCAGGCCGATCTCGACATCCTCGCTGCCGACGTGTTCGTCTCCCGGGGGTTCTACCTCCTCGCGCGCACGGAGACGGCCGACCGCGCCGTCGAAGTGGTTCGGGCGTTCGGCCGGGACCAGACCCGGCGCCACGGAACCGGTGCCGACGCCGACCACGCGGCCCTGGATCGCAATCTCGAAGCCGACGTGTTCGCTCTCGCCGTCGCCGCCGGAACGACCGGCGTCGGCGTCACGCCCGGGTCGGACCTCCTCGAATACGCCGCCGGCCTCGCCAGGGAGTTCGACGGCGACCTTCCGCCCCCCGACGCCGCGCTCCCGGACGCGACTGCCGACCGTATCCTCACGCTCGCCGACGGCGACGCCGCGCCCTCGGCCGCCGACCCGTAA
- a CDS encoding UPF0175 family protein translates to MASSTSSEPTDELATAVGQYVLGEISLGKAAEAAGMTRWEFEEVLRDAGFESLYGPRTDDQLEAEIDTARNLGE, encoded by the coding sequence ATGGCATCGTCCACCAGTTCCGAACCCACCGACGAGTTGGCGACTGCCGTCGGTCAGTACGTCCTCGGCGAGATATCCCTCGGGAAGGCCGCCGAAGCGGCGGGGATGACCCGCTGGGAGTTCGAGGAAGTACTTCGGGACGCCGGCTTCGAGTCACTGTACGGGCCACGAACGGACGACCAGCTGGAAGCGGAAATCGACACCGCTCGGAACCTCGGCGAGTAA
- a CDS encoding ribbon-helix-helix domain-containing protein, with protein MSEADTNDGGDDIATVNFKLTESFLEQIDDTWQGRGFNSRSEFIRYTLRDAVEFPTFDRDELVALLEAEEDIREGRTTSAEEARERFGTSDE; from the coding sequence ATGTCCGAAGCGGATACAAACGACGGCGGGGACGACATCGCCACGGTGAATTTCAAACTCACCGAATCGTTCCTCGAACAGATAGACGATACGTGGCAGGGGCGCGGGTTCAACAGTCGGAGCGAGTTCATCCGGTACACGCTTCGGGACGCTGTCGAGTTCCCGACGTTCGACCGCGACGAACTCGTCGCCCTGCTCGAAGCCGAGGAGGACATCCGCGAGGGACGGACGACGAGCGCAGAGGAGGCCCGCGAGCGGTTCGGCACGAGCGATGAGTGA
- a CDS encoding type II toxin-antitoxin system RelE family toxin, protein MSDDGWTWELSSTAEDDLDGLSPADQDRILDKLDEIVSSPWRDPPDYGEPLQNSPYKKIRIGEFRLSVTFRPNDGRLVVARIKRRSGAYTADDD, encoded by the coding sequence ATGAGTGACGACGGGTGGACGTGGGAACTCTCCTCGACAGCCGAAGACGACCTCGACGGACTCTCCCCCGCCGACCAAGACCGGATACTGGACAAGCTCGATGAAATCGTCTCCTCACCGTGGCGCGACCCGCCGGACTACGGGGAACCGCTCCAGAACAGTCCCTACAAGAAGATACGAATCGGGGAGTTCCGGCTCTCCGTGACCTTCCGCCCGAACGACGGGCGGCTGGTCGTCGCACGCATCAAGCGTCGTAGCGGCGCGTACACCGCTGACGACGACTAG